One Candidatus Margulisiibacteriota bacterium genomic window carries:
- the rpsJ gene encoding 30S ribosomal protein S10 encodes MTKNNVVAQPSKAAQKVRIKLKAFDYRVLDQSSEKIVNTAQRSGAKVIGPVPLPTEKNVFCILKSPHVNKRGGEHLEIRTHKRLIDIVNPPASTIDALMQLDLPAGIDVEIKLN; translated from the coding sequence ATGACGAAGAACAATGTAGTAGCACAACCATCAAAAGCAGCGCAAAAAGTAAGAATTAAACTTAAGGCTTTTGATTACCGAGTACTAGATCAATCTAGTGAGAAGATAGTTAATACGGCACAACGGTCTGGGGCGAAAGTCATCGGACCAGTCCCGTTGCCAACCGAAAAGAATGTATTTTGTATTTTAAAATCTCCTCACGTAAATAAAAGAGGTGGAGAGCATTTAGAAATCAGAACGCATAAAAGATTAATTGATATTGTGAATCCACCTGCATCAACGATTGACGCCTTAATGCAGCTAGATCTTCCAGCGGGAATTGATGTAGAAATTAAGCTAAATTAG
- the rplN gene encoding 50S ribosomal protein L14: MIQQESRLVVADNSGAKEILCIKVLGGSKRRFASVGDIIVAAVKKAQPDGNVKKSEVVKAVIVRTVSPINRKDGTTVRFDDNAAVIINNQNLPKGTRIFGPIARELRDKSFSKIISLAPEVV, from the coding sequence GTGATTCAGCAGGAAAGTAGATTAGTCGTAGCCGATAACTCAGGTGCTAAAGAAATTTTATGCATCAAAGTATTAGGTGGAAGTAAGAGAAGATTTGCCAGCGTTGGTGACATAATTGTTGCTGCTGTTAAGAAGGCACAGCCTGATGGTAATGTTAAAAAAAGTGAAGTTGTTAAAGCTGTCATTGTTAGAACTGTCTCTCCTATTAATAGAAAAGATGGGACTACTGTCCGTTTTGATGACAATGCTGCAGTAATAATTAACAATCAGAACTTACCAAAAGGCACAAGGATATTTGGGCCTATTGCTAGAGAGTTAAGAGATAAGTCTTTTTCAAAGATTATTTCATTAGCTCCAGAGGTTGTATAA
- the rplC gene encoding 50S ribosomal protein L3, whose translation MKKINKGLVTKKIGMTKLFNEAGEALSVTVLQVVENKIIQKKTMDNDGYESVRVGYSPEKESKVSKPNQGQFKAVEGLFRKIKEFKFADMSKFEVGASLPASMFDINEEVNATGTTKGRGFTGTVKRYNFTISPMAHGSKNHRRCGSIGAGTSPGKVWKGQKMPGHYGNTTVTIKNLKIVKIDQERSLVLVKGAVPGANGSEIVLYN comes from the coding sequence ATGAAAAAAATAAACAAAGGATTAGTGACCAAAAAAATAGGGATGACTAAGCTCTTCAATGAAGCAGGTGAAGCTCTATCAGTTACAGTTTTACAGGTAGTTGAAAATAAGATTATCCAAAAGAAAACTATGGATAATGATGGATATGAATCTGTTAGAGTTGGTTATTCTCCAGAAAAAGAATCAAAAGTAAGTAAACCAAACCAAGGACAGTTTAAGGCTGTTGAAGGTTTATTTCGCAAAATTAAAGAATTTAAGTTTGCTGATATGAGTAAGTTTGAAGTCGGGGCTTCTTTGCCTGCGTCTATGTTTGATATTAATGAAGAAGTCAATGCAACAGGTACTACAAAAGGTAGAGGTTTTACTGGTACTGTAAAACGTTATAATTTTACGATTAGTCCTATGGCTCATGGTTCTAAAAATCATAGAAGATGCGGATCAATTGGAGCAGGTACTTCTCCAGGAAAAGTTTGGAAAGGTCAAAAGATGCCTGGTCATTATGGTAATACTACTGTAACGATTAAGAATCTGAAGATTGTTAAGATAGATCAAGAAAGATCTCTTGTTTTAGTAAAAGGAGCTGTTCCAGGAGCTAATGGTTCTGAAATAGTTTTATATAACTAG
- the rpsS gene encoding 30S ribosomal protein S19, with the protein MARSLKKGPFIDDHLMKKVLVAKETNDKKIIKTWSRRSVITPEMLGLTIAIHNGKKHIPIFISDNMIGHKLGEFVHTRLYRGHTTKKK; encoded by the coding sequence ATGGCAAGATCATTAAAAAAAGGACCATTTATAGACGATCACTTAATGAAAAAAGTGCTAGTTGCCAAAGAAACTAATGATAAAAAAATTATTAAGACATGGTCAAGAAGGTCAGTCATAACTCCTGAAATGCTTGGCTTAACAATTGCAATTCATAATGGGAAAAAACATATTCCAATTTTTATTTCTGATAACATGATTGGTCACAAATTAGGTGAATTTGTACATACAAGATTGTACAGAGGACATACAACAAAGAAAAAATAA
- the rpsL gene encoding 30S ribosomal protein S12, translating into MPTVNQLIKKGRKNKKAKNNVPALQECPQRRGVCTRVYTATPKKPNSALRKVARLRLTNGHEVTAYIPGEGHNLQEHSVVLVRGGRVKDLPGVRYHIVRGNLDATGVANRKRGRSKYGTKRAKKS; encoded by the coding sequence ATGCCGACCGTAAATCAGTTAATTAAAAAAGGTAGAAAGAATAAAAAAGCTAAGAATAATGTTCCAGCTTTACAGGAATGTCCTCAACGAAGAGGAGTTTGTACTAGGGTATACACGGCTACGCCAAAGAAACCTAATTCTGCCTTAAGAAAAGTCGCAAGATTAAGATTAACTAATGGGCATGAAGTTACTGCCTATATTCCAGGAGAAGGGCATAATCTTCAAGAACACTCTGTCGTCTTAGTACGTGGAGGTAGAGTTAAAGATCTTCCTGGTGTTAGATATCATATTGTTAGAGGAAACTTAGATGCTACTGGTGTTGCTAATAGAAAAAGAGGCAGATCAAAGTATGGCACAAAAAGAGCTAAAAAAAGCTAG
- the fusA gene encoding elongation factor G, with translation MAKKVTLDKLRNIGIAAHIDAGKTTVTERILYYTGKNYKLGEVHDGAATMDWMVQEQERGITITSAATTCFWKDNRINIIDTPGHVDFTVEVERSLRVLDGVVSVFCAVGGVQPQSETVWRQATKYHVPRIAFVNKMDRVGADYFKVIGEIEKKLDGGHPVVMQIPIGKEDGFKGIIDVATKKAYLWDTDDQGQKYDVIDVPVELKDTVDKYYEKLVEKAAEFDDVLMEKYFEEGDLSLDEIKKGIRKGVLDCMIIPAFCGTAFKNKGVQLLLDAVLDYLPSPLDVPAVKAMDVNTGEEIERKASDSEPFSALAFKIATDPFVGKITYIRVYSGKLKSGSYAMNTTKDKKERVGRLLLMHANTREEMDEISTGDIAAAVGLKFTVTGDTLCEEGKSNIILESMTFPEPVIDVAIEPKTKADQEKLSTALAKLAEEDPTFRVHVDHETGQTIISGMGELHLEVIVDRLLREFKVDANVGKPQVAYRETIKGEADQESKFIRQSGGRGQYGHVYIKFAPSEKGKGFEFVDQIKGGTIPREYIPAVEKGLKEALNNGVLAGYPIVDIKATLYDGSFHEVDSSEMAFKIAASMCLKEGMAAANPIILEPIMDVEVVCPEDNMGDVIGDLNSRRGRIEGMEPQVGGNSKVKAKVPLAEMFGYATTLRSKTQGRGDYTMQFSAYEEVPKNTAEGIIAKSKGKQ, from the coding sequence GTGGCAAAGAAAGTAACTTTAGACAAATTAAGAAATATTGGTATCGCTGCTCATATTGATGCAGGTAAAACTACAGTTACTGAGCGGATACTTTATTATACTGGTAAGAATTATAAATTAGGTGAAGTACATGATGGGGCAGCTACTATGGACTGGATGGTTCAAGAGCAAGAAAGAGGCATCACTATTACTTCTGCTGCTACTACATGTTTTTGGAAAGATAATAGAATTAACATTATTGATACTCCAGGCCACGTTGACTTTACTGTTGAGGTAGAGAGATCGTTGAGAGTACTGGATGGTGTGGTTTCTGTTTTTTGTGCAGTAGGTGGGGTTCAGCCACAATCAGAAACAGTCTGGAGACAAGCCACAAAGTATCATGTTCCAAGAATTGCTTTTGTTAATAAAATGGATAGAGTTGGAGCAGATTATTTTAAAGTTATTGGTGAAATCGAAAAGAAACTTGATGGTGGACATCCAGTTGTTATGCAAATTCCTATAGGTAAAGAAGATGGATTTAAGGGAATTATTGATGTAGCAACAAAGAAAGCATATCTTTGGGACACTGATGATCAGGGTCAAAAGTATGACGTGATTGATGTTCCAGTAGAACTGAAAGACACTGTTGATAAATATTATGAAAAATTAGTTGAAAAAGCAGCTGAATTTGATGATGTATTAATGGAAAAGTATTTTGAAGAAGGTGATCTTTCTTTGGATGAGATTAAAAAAGGCATCAGAAAAGGTGTTTTGGATTGCATGATTATTCCAGCTTTTTGTGGAACAGCTTTTAAAAATAAAGGTGTTCAGCTTTTACTCGATGCAGTGCTTGACTATTTGCCGTCCCCTTTAGATGTTCCTGCGGTTAAAGCAATGGATGTCAATACTGGAGAAGAAATTGAAAGAAAAGCTTCTGACTCAGAGCCTTTTTCTGCATTAGCATTTAAAATTGCAACAGACCCATTCGTTGGAAAAATAACTTATATTAGAGTATATTCTGGTAAATTAAAATCAGGCTCATATGCAATGAACACAACGAAAGATAAAAAAGAAAGAGTTGGTCGTTTATTACTTATGCATGCAAACACAAGAGAAGAAATGGATGAAATATCAACAGGTGATATTGCAGCCGCGGTTGGTTTAAAGTTTACGGTAACAGGGGATACGTTGTGTGAAGAGGGTAAGAGTAATATCATTCTTGAATCTATGACATTTCCTGAACCAGTTATTGATGTTGCTATTGAACCTAAAACAAAAGCAGATCAAGAAAAATTATCTACTGCTTTAGCTAAGTTAGCTGAAGAAGATCCAACATTCAGAGTTCATGTTGACCATGAAACTGGGCAAACGATTATTTCTGGTATGGGCGAGCTTCATTTGGAGGTTATTGTTGATAGACTCTTAAGAGAATTCAAAGTTGACGCTAATGTTGGTAAACCACAAGTAGCATATAGAGAAACCATTAAAGGTGAAGCAGATCAAGAATCTAAGTTTATTAGACAGTCTGGTGGCAGAGGTCAATATGGTCATGTTTATATCAAGTTTGCACCTTCTGAAAAAGGTAAGGGGTTTGAATTTGTTGATCAAATCAAAGGTGGAACTATACCAAGAGAGTATATTCCTGCCGTAGAAAAAGGATTAAAAGAAGCCTTAAATAATGGTGTGCTTGCAGGATATCCGATTGTAGATATTAAAGCTACATTGTATGATGGATCATTCCATGAGGTAGATTCATCTGAAATGGCGTTTAAGATTGCAGCTTCTATGTGCTTAAAGGAAGGGATGGCAGCAGCTAACCCAATTATTCTTGAGCCTATCATGGATGTTGAGGTTGTTTGTCCAGAAGACAATATGGGTGATGTAATTGGAGATCTTAACTCAAGAAGAGGTAGGATTGAAGGTATGGAACCTCAAGTTGGAGGAAATTCAAAAGTTAAGGCTAAAGTGCCTTTAGCTGAAATGTTTGGTTACGCTACTACATTGAGAAGTAAAACTCAAGGTAGAGGTGACTACACTATGCAGTTTTCTGCGTACGAAGAAGTACCGAAGAACACTGCAGAAGGTATTATTGCAAAATCAAAAGGTAAACAATAA
- the rpsC gene encoding 30S ribosomal protein S3, producing MGNKINPVLFRIGINKESDSVWYSYKNYANFVKNDKDIRDYIKTKYLRAGIAKILIKRKNEGIDVTIRAARPGVIIGKGGVGIEEFNVVLRKMVSVPNVKVNIVEEKNIDASSPILGEAIARQLEKRVAFRRAMKQVVGRAMRSGIEGIKVQCAGRLGGAEIARTEWYREGRVPLQTLRADIDYAFTEALTVYGKIGIKVWIYKGDIIPQKAEKEEVA from the coding sequence ATGGGTAATAAGATAAATCCAGTACTATTTAGAATAGGTATAAACAAAGAGAGTGATAGTGTTTGGTATTCTTACAAAAATTATGCTAATTTTGTAAAAAATGACAAAGACATTAGGGATTATATAAAAACAAAATATTTAAGAGCTGGAATTGCCAAAATATTAATTAAAAGAAAAAATGAAGGAATTGATGTAACAATTAGAGCTGCTAGACCAGGAGTGATAATTGGTAAAGGCGGAGTTGGTATTGAAGAGTTTAACGTGGTTTTAAGAAAAATGGTTTCTGTACCAAACGTTAAGGTTAATATAGTTGAAGAAAAAAACATTGATGCTTCTTCACCTATTTTAGGAGAAGCCATTGCTAGACAACTTGAAAAAAGAGTTGCTTTTAGAAGAGCAATGAAGCAAGTGGTTGGAAGAGCAATGAGATCTGGAATTGAAGGAATCAAGGTTCAATGTGCTGGTCGTTTAGGCGGAGCAGAAATTGCTAGAACTGAATGGTATAGAGAAGGAAGAGTCCCTTTACAGACATTAAGAGCAGATATTGATTATGCATTTACTGAAGCCCTAACAGTCTATGGAAAAATTGGGATTAAAGTTTGGATATATAAGGGAGATATAATTCCTCAGAAAGCTGAGAAGGAGGAAGTGGCCTAA
- the rpsG gene encoding 30S ribosomal protein S7 encodes MSRRRGSVERRVEPDVRYNSVLVTKFINRLMLDGKKETVRGIFYKALDKIAEVKKEDPFKIFNEAVKNSTPLMEVKSRRVGGATYQVPMEVRKKRATSLAFRWLAKYANERSGKSMVEKLSRELMDAAEGNGAAVKKKDDVHRMAEANKAFAHFRY; translated from the coding sequence ATGTCCAGAAGAAGAGGAAGCGTAGAAAGAAGAGTAGAGCCAGACGTTCGTTATAATAGTGTTTTGGTAACAAAATTCATAAATAGATTAATGTTAGATGGTAAGAAAGAAACTGTTCGTGGTATTTTTTATAAAGCTTTAGATAAAATAGCAGAAGTTAAAAAGGAAGACCCTTTTAAAATATTTAATGAAGCAGTTAAAAATTCTACCCCTTTAATGGAAGTTAAAAGCAGAAGAGTGGGCGGAGCAACATATCAAGTTCCTATGGAAGTTAGAAAAAAGAGAGCAACTTCCTTAGCTTTTCGTTGGTTAGCAAAATATGCTAATGAAAGAAGTGGTAAATCAATGGTTGAGAAATTATCCAGAGAACTGATGGATGCGGCAGAAGGCAATGGCGCAGCAGTTAAGAAAAAAGATGATGTTCATAGAATGGCTGAAGCTAATAAAGCTTTTGCTCATTTTAGGTATTAA
- the rplV gene encoding 50S ribosomal protein L22: MEIKTTIKYVRISPTKVNRAIKEIVGMNVDKALSVLKFMSNKPARILYDVVKSAKANAVNNYKMDESKLVVSEGYTGQALIMKRVRAASKGRASRIQKKYSHVSIGLKEGNV; this comes from the coding sequence ATGGAAATTAAGACAACAATTAAATATGTAAGGATATCGCCGACTAAGGTGAATAGAGCTATCAAAGAAATAGTAGGAATGAATGTTGATAAAGCTTTATCTGTTCTTAAGTTTATGTCAAATAAACCAGCAAGAATTCTTTATGATGTGGTTAAATCAGCTAAAGCAAATGCTGTAAATAATTATAAAATGGATGAATCAAAGTTAGTAGTTTCTGAAGGTTATACTGGTCAGGCATTAATAATGAAAAGAGTTAGAGCTGCTAGTAAAGGTAGAGCTTCCAGGATACAGAAAAAATATAGCCATGTATCAATTGGATTGAAGGAAGGAAACGTATAA
- the rpmC gene encoding 50S ribosomal protein L29, giving the protein MMMKYTEITKLKKEEILKKLDEKSTELIRLRFDKASNQLKDLKSISKTKKDIARLNTFLTAIKSVEGDK; this is encoded by the coding sequence ATGATGATGAAGTACACCGAAATAACAAAGCTTAAAAAAGAAGAAATTCTTAAAAAGTTAGATGAAAAAAGCACTGAGTTAATTAGACTAAGATTTGATAAAGCTTCTAATCAACTTAAAGATTTAAAATCAATTAGTAAGACAAAAAAAGACATAGCCAGATTAAATACATTCTTAACGGCTATAAAAAGCGTTGAGGGAGATAAATAA
- the rplD gene encoding 50S ribosomal protein L4, with amino-acid sequence MVKVNSYDLVKKQESSFEVASKLVDSPVSKEKLGFVVKDFLHQKRSKNSYAKTRAEVSGGGAKPWKQKGTGRARAGTSNSHLWVGGGVAMGPQNLKRLLKVNKKVKRQAFLGSLTAQKEIMLVVENSDKFSSLVTKVNDFVQIVKAKNINDKRILYVSKEKDSREAVIGNYNNLQVSSVYGLNVYDILKATAILIEDSAMKQLEEIYTK; translated from the coding sequence ATGGTAAAAGTAAATAGTTATGATTTAGTAAAAAAACAAGAGAGTAGTTTTGAAGTAGCCTCTAAGCTTGTAGACAGTCCTGTTAGTAAAGAAAAATTGGGTTTTGTTGTAAAAGACTTTTTACATCAAAAGAGATCAAAAAATTCTTATGCTAAGACAAGAGCAGAAGTTAGTGGAGGCGGAGCTAAGCCTTGGAAGCAAAAGGGCACAGGTAGAGCAAGAGCAGGAACTAGTAATTCGCATTTATGGGTTGGTGGCGGTGTTGCTATGGGACCACAAAACCTTAAGAGACTATTAAAGGTCAATAAAAAAGTAAAAAGACAAGCTTTTTTGGGATCATTAACTGCACAAAAAGAAATAATGTTAGTTGTTGAAAATTCAGATAAATTTAGCTCTTTAGTTACTAAAGTTAATGATTTTGTTCAAATAGTTAAAGCCAAAAACATAAATGATAAAAGAATCCTTTATGTTTCTAAGGAAAAAGATTCAAGAGAAGCAGTTATTGGAAACTACAATAATCTTCAAGTATCGAGCGTTTACGGATTAAATGTTTATGATATACTTAAGGCCACTGCAATTTTGATTGAAGATTCTGCAATGAAACAGTTAGAGGAGATATATACGAAATGA
- a CDS encoding 50S ribosomal protein L23 yields MIKNVILGPVITEKSSAMGAENKYVFKVLPDANKIEIKSVIEKTFKVEVLNVRTINVLGKNKRVGKFTGRTSDWKKAIVTIKEGQKIAEFEKLS; encoded by the coding sequence ATGATAAAAAATGTTATTTTGGGACCAGTCATTACTGAAAAAAGTTCTGCAATGGGAGCTGAAAATAAATATGTTTTCAAGGTTCTTCCTGATGCAAATAAAATAGAGATAAAATCTGTTATTGAAAAAACATTTAAAGTTGAAGTGTTAAACGTAAGAACTATTAATGTTCTTGGTAAAAACAAAAGAGTAGGAAAATTTACTGGCAGAACAAGCGATTGGAAGAAAGCTATTGTGACTATTAAAGAAGGTCAGAAGATCGCTGAATTCGAGAAGTTAAGTTAG
- the tuf gene encoding elongation factor Tu, producing the protein MAREKFQRVKPHVNIGTIGHVDHGKTTLTAAITTILSKQGNSKAMAYDAIDSSPEEKERGITINTSHVEYETATRHYAHVDCPGHADYVKNMITGAAQMDGAILVVSAADGPMPQTREHILLANQVNVPYIVVFLNKTDMVDDPELIELVEMEVRELLTKYNFDGDNTPILQGSALKALENADDANNEYVKAILALMDKVDSYIPTPVRETDKPYLMPIEDVFTITGRGTVGTGRIERGIVKTGEEIQIVGMMEKPKSVIVTGVEMFRKTLDEGRAGDNVGILLRGIEKKDLVRGQVLAAKGSITPHTKFNAEVYVLKKEEGGRHTPFFKGYRPQFYMRTTDVTGSIDLPEGVEMIMPGDNVNMVVELITPIAIEKGLRFAIREGGRTVGAGVVTEIIK; encoded by the coding sequence ATGGCAAGAGAAAAATTTCAAAGAGTAAAACCACACGTTAATATTGGTACAATAGGTCACGTTGACCACGGTAAGACAACATTAACAGCAGCAATTACTACCATATTATCTAAACAAGGGAACTCAAAAGCAATGGCATACGATGCTATTGATAGCTCACCAGAGGAAAAAGAAAGAGGTATTACTATTAATACTTCTCATGTGGAATATGAAACAGCAACAAGACATTATGCTCACGTAGACTGTCCAGGTCACGCGGACTATGTTAAAAATATGATTACTGGTGCTGCACAAATGGACGGAGCGATATTAGTAGTATCTGCTGCTGACGGTCCGATGCCACAAACAAGAGAACATATCTTACTTGCTAACCAAGTAAACGTTCCCTATATTGTAGTTTTTCTAAATAAGACAGATATGGTTGATGATCCTGAGCTTATTGAATTAGTAGAAATGGAAGTTAGAGAACTACTTACTAAGTATAATTTTGATGGAGATAACACTCCAATACTACAAGGTTCAGCTTTAAAAGCATTAGAGAATGCTGATGATGCTAACAATGAATATGTAAAAGCTATACTTGCATTAATGGATAAAGTAGATAGTTATATTCCTACTCCAGTAAGAGAAACTGACAAGCCATACTTAATGCCAATTGAAGATGTATTTACTATTACAGGTAGAGGTACAGTTGGAACAGGTAGAATTGAAAGAGGAATTGTTAAGACTGGTGAAGAAATTCAAATAGTTGGAATGATGGAAAAACCAAAGAGCGTTATTGTAACTGGTGTTGAAATGTTTAGAAAAACATTAGATGAAGGTAGAGCAGGAGATAACGTTGGTATCTTGTTAAGAGGTATTGAAAAGAAAGATTTAGTAAGAGGACAAGTATTAGCGGCAAAAGGATCCATCACACCTCATACTAAGTTTAATGCTGAAGTATATGTTCTTAAAAAAGAAGAAGGTGGAAGACATACTCCTTTCTTTAAAGGATATAGACCACAGTTTTACATGAGAACAACAGATGTTACCGGTTCAATTGACTTGCCAGAAGGTGTAGAGATGATTATGCCTGGTGATAACGTTAATATGGTAGTAGAATTGATAACTCCAATCGCGATTGAAAAAGGTTTAAGATTTGCAATTCGTGAAGGTGGAAGAACAGTAGGCGCAGGAGTAGTAACCGAAATAATTAAGTAA
- the rplP gene encoding 50S ribosomal protein L16 — protein sequence MLMPKKQKYRKQQRGRRKGTANSGNKIDFGSYGLQALDNVWITSRQIEAARIAMTRYVKRGGRIWIRIFPDKPVTKIPAETRMGKGKGSPEFWVAVIKRGKVLFEIADVTEDIAKEAMRLAAHKLPLKTKFVHRLDLEG from the coding sequence ATGTTAATGCCTAAGAAACAGAAATATCGTAAACAACAAAGAGGCAGACGCAAAGGTACTGCCAACAGTGGAAATAAAATAGATTTTGGTTCATATGGATTACAAGCGTTAGACAATGTTTGGATAACTTCCAGACAAATTGAAGCAGCTCGTATTGCAATGACAAGATATGTAAAAAGAGGCGGAAGAATTTGGATAAGAATTTTCCCAGATAAGCCAGTTACAAAGATTCCAGCTGAAACTAGAATGGGTAAAGGTAAGGGATCTCCAGAGTTTTGGGTAGCAGTAATTAAAAGAGGTAAAGTTTTGTTTGAGATCGCTGACGTTACAGAAGATATTGCAAAAGAAGCAATGAGGCTTGCAGCACATAAGTTGCCTTTAAAAACTAAATTTGTGCATAGATTGGATTTAGAAGGGTAA
- the rpsQ gene encoding 30S ribosomal protein S17 translates to MEERNKRKERTGVVVSDKMDKTIVVKLTRRTHHPKYEKVITKIMKVKAHDEKNEAKSGDVVRIREVRPLSKDKRWILISKEEAKGKGV, encoded by the coding sequence ATGGAAGAAAGAAATAAAAGAAAAGAAAGAACTGGTGTTGTAGTAAGTGACAAAATGGATAAGACTATTGTTGTTAAACTAACAAGAAGAACTCATCATCCTAAGTATGAGAAAGTTATAACCAAGATCATGAAAGTTAAGGCACATGATGAGAAAAACGAAGCAAAGAGTGGCGATGTTGTAAGAATTAGAGAAGTCAGACCTTTGAGTAAAGACAAAAGATGGATTTTAATTAGCAAAGAAGAAGCTAAAGGAAAGGGTGTATAA
- the rplX gene encoding 50S ribosomal protein L24 produces MNKLKKNDEVVVIAGKNKGLKSKVLQVLPAKSKVLVEKANIVKKHQKPSYSGPGGIVEMEKPIDISNVMVVCKYCKKPTRLSIEEVKGKLVRKCKKCNEIIDK; encoded by the coding sequence ATGAACAAGTTGAAAAAAAACGATGAAGTTGTTGTAATTGCGGGGAAAAACAAGGGGCTTAAGTCCAAAGTTTTACAAGTACTTCCTGCTAAGTCTAAGGTTTTAGTAGAAAAAGCTAATATTGTAAAAAAACACCAAAAACCTAGTTACTCAGGTCCAGGTGGTATTGTTGAAATGGAGAAGCCAATTGATATCTCCAATGTAATGGTAGTCTGCAAATATTGCAAAAAGCCTACTCGTTTATCTATTGAAGAAGTAAAAGGTAAGTTAGTTCGTAAATGCAAAAAATGCAATGAAATAATAGATAAATAA
- the rplB gene encoding 50S ribosomal protein L2 — protein MATKKIKPMSNGTRNMIISDFSTITTTSPEKSLLVKINPKAGRNNQGRITVENRRSGSKKFYRLIDFKRSKDGIKAKVASIEYDPNRTARIALLNYIDGEKTYILAPVGLNVGDILESGLTAEIRVGNSLPLSAIPVGTIIHNIEMQPGRGAQLVRSAGTSAQLMAKENDYAVIKLSSGELRLIRLTCRATIGTVSNTDHRNTKIGKAGKNFHRGKRPNVRGSAKNPCDHPHGGGEGKCPIGRPAPLSATGVIALGYKTRNKKKPSEKYIISRKK, from the coding sequence GTGGCAACTAAGAAAATAAAACCAATGTCAAACGGAACCAGAAATATGATAATTTCTGATTTCTCAACGATAACTACAACAAGCCCTGAAAAGTCTTTATTAGTTAAGATTAATCCTAAAGCTGGGAGAAATAATCAAGGCAGAATTACAGTTGAAAATAGAAGAAGTGGAAGTAAAAAGTTTTATAGATTAATCGACTTCAAAAGAAGTAAAGATGGTATTAAGGCAAAGGTTGCTTCTATTGAATATGATCCAAACAGAACAGCTAGAATTGCCTTATTGAATTATATCGATGGAGAAAAAACATATATCTTAGCTCCTGTTGGGTTAAATGTAGGAGATATCTTAGAGTCAGGACTAACAGCTGAAATTAGAGTTGGTAATTCCTTGCCCTTGAGTGCAATCCCTGTAGGTACAATTATTCATAATATTGAAATGCAACCAGGTAGAGGTGCTCAGCTAGTAAGAAGTGCAGGAACAAGTGCGCAGTTAATGGCGAAAGAAAATGATTATGCTGTTATTAAGCTATCTTCTGGAGAGCTAAGACTTATAAGACTTACTTGTAGAGCTACAATTGGAACAGTCTCCAATACTGACCATAGAAATACTAAAATTGGTAAAGCTGGGAAAAACTTTCATAGAGGTAAGAGACCCAATGTAAGAGGATCAGCAAAAAACCCTTGTGACCATCCACATGGTGGTGGAGAAGGTAAGTGTCCAATAGGAAGACCAGCACCTTTGTCAGCAACAGGGGTAATAGCTTTAGGTTATAAAACAAGAAATAAGAAAAAACCTAGCGAAAAATATATAATTAGCAGGAAAAAATAA